From Pelmatolapia mariae isolate MD_Pm_ZW linkage group LG22, Pm_UMD_F_2, whole genome shotgun sequence, a single genomic window includes:
- the asb4 gene encoding ankyrin repeat and SOCS box protein 4 codes for MVGMLESFIVNICALLSNILHALWTILASKPDDLAALGPLHRDFMEDLSPRKLAEKQLKQRFLEALQTNNAQEVLEILQTSKLDIDVVLEVEDPSMVLASYKQGYWLPGYKLEKSWAMGIHVCVMYNAVETALVLLQKGAAVNQMPNGKTPLHVACEVSNGDFVPLLLAHGAKVNSLSLSGHTPLHYCITRESVECAKQLILKGAKVNKASHNNEEDTPLHTAARFGVPELVALYLAHGASVNAVNSLQETPLMTAAFWAFDTKEQTYSQDHHLVCRLLLDYQADPNIQEADHKTALHKAAWNCDHVLIKMLLEAGADSRAMDINGCSPIQYLLKVTEVRPMAIPDLCFQLLLNYNAARIYPPQFHKVFQNCHDFPRVVEILVNSYSSLKPTRKWRAALPDDCYKRHKDFYDSLFAVCTDAPRSLLHLSRCAIRAALGGFCDRGVAQLPLPLSMKKYLLLEPEGILY; via the exons ATGGTTGGTATGCTGGAATCCTTCATTGTCAACATTTGTGCGTTGCTTTCCAATATACTCCATGCTTTATGGACAATATTAGCGTCTAAGCCAGACGATTTGGCAGCGCTAGGGCCTTTGCACAGAGATTTCATGGAGGATTTGAGTCCCAGAAAACTGGCTGAAAAACAGCTGAAGCAACGGTTCCTGGAGGCCTTACAGACCAACAACGCACAGGAAGTCCTTGAGATTTTACAAACCAGCAAACTAGACATTGATGTTGTGTTGGAGGTGGAAGATCCCAGCATGGTCCTCGCCTCGTACAAACAAG GATACTGGCTACCCGGCTACAAACTGGAAAAGTCCTGGGCCATGGGTATCCATGTATGTGTAATGTACAATGCTGTGGAGACAGCGCTGGTACTCCTTCAGAAAGGCGCAGCTGTCAATCAGATGCCCAATGGGAAGACACCTCTGCACGTGGCCTGCGAGGTGTCCAATGGAGACTTTGTGCCCTTGCTTTTGGCTCACGGGGCAAAGGTCAACAGCCTGTCTCTGAGTGGACACACGCCGCTGCACTACTGCATTACCCGGGAGTCTGTAGAGTGTGCCAAGCAGCTTATCCTCAAAG GTGCAAAAGTCAACAAGGCAAGCCACAACAACGAAGAGGACACACCTCTACACACGGCAGCCAGATTCGGTGTTCCGGAGCTGGTGGCTCTCTATTTGGCTCATGGAGCATCTGTGAATGCAGTGAACTCTTTGCAGGAGACTCCTCTGATGACTGCAGCCTTCTGGGCTTTTGACACTAAGGAGCAAACCTACAGCCAAGACCATCATCTAGTCTGTCGCCTCCTGCTGGACTATCAAGCTG ATCCCAACATTCAGGAGGCGGACCACAAAACAGCTCTTCACAAAGCTGCCTGGAACTGCGATCACGTCCTGATAAAGATGCTGCTTGAGGCTGGGGCAGATTCTCGAGCCATGGACATCAACGGCTGTTCTCCCATTCAGTATCTCCTCAAAGTGACGGAGGTCAGGCCTATGGCCATACCAGACCTCTGCTTTCAGCTGCTGCTCAACTACAATGCAGCACGGATTTACCCACCACAGTTCCATAAG GTGTTCCAGAACTGCCATGACTTCCCCAGAGTTGTAGAAATCTTGGTTAACTCCTATAGCAGTTTAAAACCCACAAGGAAGTGGAGAGCTGCTCTTCCTGATGACTGCTACAAG CGCCATAAAGACTTCTACGACTCCCTGTTTGCTGTTTGCACCGACGCTCCTCGCAGTCTGCTTCACCTCTCCAGATGTGCCATCAGAGCTGCCCTGGGCGGTTTCTGTGACAGAGGAGTAGCACAGCTGCCTCTGCCATTATCCATGAAGAAGTATTTATTGCTAGAACCTGAGGGGATACTGTACTGA
- the pdk4 gene encoding pyruvate dehydrogenase kinase, isozyme 4 isoform X1, whose protein sequence is MKFAQFLLKNNFVAGIPKQVERFSKFSPSPLSMKQFIDFGSANACEKTSFVFLRQELPVRLANIMKEIDFLPDKLLGTPSLRLLTSWYSQSLLELIDFLEKDPDDKDVLKNFTQTLVNIRNRHNNVVPTMAQGVVEYKEAFGVDPVTNQNVQYFLDRFYMSRISTRMLMNQHTLIFDGSVNPAHPKHIGSIDPTCDVVEVIKDAYETSKMLCEQYYLTSPDMKITEVNSKNPGQPIQIVYVPSHLYHMLFELFKNAMRATVETHETSTTLPLIKVRVSLGTEDLTIKMSDRGGGVPLRKIERLFSYMYSTAPSPVRVDNGRNAPLAGFGYGLPISRLYAKYFQGDLQLYSMEGYGTSAVIYLKALSSESVERLPVFNKSALRHYQSTTEADDWCMPSKDPKKLGRYETSG, encoded by the exons ATGAAGTTCGCTCagtttttgctgaaaaacaaCTTTGTGGCTGGGATACCGAAACAAGTGGAGAGGTTTTCTAAGTTTTCTCCATCTCCCCTGTCTATGAAGCAGTTCATCGACTTTG GCTCGGCCAATGCATGTGAGAAGACCTCCTTTGTGTTCCTCCGCCAGGAGCTTCCTGTCAGATTGGCCAACATCATGAAGGAAATTGATTTCCTCCCTGACAAACTCCTCGGCACTCCATCACTGAGGCTCCTCACCAGCTG GTATTCTCAGAGTTTGTTGGAGCTTATAGACTTTTTAGAAAAAGATCCAGACGATAAGGATGTCCTGAAAAA CTTTACACAGACTCTAGTAAACATCAGGAACCGGCATAACAACGTGGTGCCCACCATGGCTCAGGGGGTGGTGGAGTACAAGGAGGCTTTCGGCGTGGACCCCGTCACCAACCAGAACGTTCAGTACTTCCTGGACCGCTTCTACATGAGCCGCATCTCCACACGCATGCTCATGAACCAGCACA cattgatatttgacgGCAGTGTAAATCCGGCCCATCCCAAGCATATTGGCAGCATTGACCCCACCTGTGACGTTGTGGAAGTAATAAAAG ATGCCTACGAAACCTCGAAGATGCTGTGTGAGCAGTACTACCTGACCTCTCCAGATATGAAGATCACAGAAGTCAATT CCAAAAACCCTGGCCAGCCCATCCAAATTGTATATGTGCCATCACATCTCTACCATATGCTCTTTGAGCTCTTCAAG AATGCCATGAGAGCTACAGTAGAGACGCACGAGACGAGCACGACGTTGCCCTTGATCAAAGTTCGTGTTTCACTGGGCACTGAGGATCTCACTATCAAG atgtCTGACAGAGGAGGCGGAGTCCCTCTAAGGAAGATTGAACGTCTCTTCAGCTACATGTACTCCACAGCTCCCAGTCCAGTCCGCGTAGACAATGGTCGTAATGCCCCTCTG GCTGGTTTCGGCTATGGCCTGCCCATTTCCCGCCTGTACGCCAAGTATTTCCAGGGAGACCTGCAGCTCTACTCCATGGAGGGTTATGGCACATCAGCGGTCATATACTTGAAG GCCCTGTCTTCAGAgtctgtggagagacttcctgtTTTCAACAAGTCGGCCCTGCGGCATTACCAGTCCACCACAGAGGCCGATGACTGGTGCATGCCCAGCAAGGACCCAAAGAAGCTCGGCAGGTATGAGACGAGCGGGTGA
- the pdk4 gene encoding pyruvate dehydrogenase kinase, isozyme 4 isoform X2, whose amino-acid sequence MKFAQFLLKNNFVAGIPKQVERFSKFSPSPLSMKQFIDFGSANACEKTSFVFLRQELPVRLANIMKEIDFLPDKLLGTPSLRLLTSWYSQSLLELIDFLEKDPDDKDVLKNFTQTLVNIRNRHNNVVPTMAQGVVEYKEAFGVDPVTNQNVQYFLDRFYMSRISTRMLMNQHSQYSYL is encoded by the exons ATGAAGTTCGCTCagtttttgctgaaaaacaaCTTTGTGGCTGGGATACCGAAACAAGTGGAGAGGTTTTCTAAGTTTTCTCCATCTCCCCTGTCTATGAAGCAGTTCATCGACTTTG GCTCGGCCAATGCATGTGAGAAGACCTCCTTTGTGTTCCTCCGCCAGGAGCTTCCTGTCAGATTGGCCAACATCATGAAGGAAATTGATTTCCTCCCTGACAAACTCCTCGGCACTCCATCACTGAGGCTCCTCACCAGCTG GTATTCTCAGAGTTTGTTGGAGCTTATAGACTTTTTAGAAAAAGATCCAGACGATAAGGATGTCCTGAAAAA CTTTACACAGACTCTAGTAAACATCAGGAACCGGCATAACAACGTGGTGCCCACCATGGCTCAGGGGGTGGTGGAGTACAAGGAGGCTTTCGGCGTGGACCCCGTCACCAACCAGAACGTTCAGTACTTCCTGGACCGCTTCTACATGAGCCGCATCTCCACACGCATGCTCATGAACCAGCACAGTCAGTATAGTTACCTGTGA